TTGATTGTGAAGATCCTGGAGCTCATACCTAACTGAGAATTTAAGCCATCCCCTTTCTTCCAGAACCTTGAGACAAGGTTGCATCACAAGGCCTATCACTACGGCAATGAGGCTTATAAGCAGTATTTTGTTGGTGGATAAAGCCAGcacaacaaaaatcaaaattgtcGGAGGAATGCAGATAGCAACTGCTACAGCTATTCCCCCAGGAATTTTGTAAGGTCTAGATGCGTTTGGATGCTTCATCCTCAACAATATGAATGCTACAAACTCCAAAATCATCCCAAAACAGTACAAGAAATTTTCAGCAGCGACAATCTCTTGAAAACTCAGCCATGAGAGTAAAATCACACCAGATGCAGAAAACAGTATTCCTATTATTGGAGTTCCATAACGAGACCTCTTGCCAAAGAACTCTGGTAACATGCCCCTCTCAGCCATTCCTAGAAGCTGGAAAGAGTCACTACTCATTTCAGCAACAAACATTCCCATGTTTGACATTGCAGCAGCAGCCTGAAGCCACCACCTCAACCACACTCCTCCAACAATCTCAGCAATATCTGAGAAGTACCCATCAGTCCATAACTCCCTGTTGAGGGGAACAGCACCAGTGCCAATCAAAAGAGGGAAGAAATATCCCAGAACTACAAGGATCAAAGCATAAAATAGAGCCCTGGGAAGAGTTCTCCTTGGATTTTCCACTTCTCCTGCAAGAGTACTAATAGAGTCCCAATAATTGAGATTCCAAAACAAAGTATTCAAATACAAATTCCAATCAGTATCATCAAGATTTGCCACACACCATCTTGAAGGTTTCAAGT
This genomic stretch from Vigna radiata var. radiata cultivar VC1973A chromosome 7, Vradiata_ver6, whole genome shotgun sequence harbors:
- the LOC106765956 gene encoding probable polyamine transporter At1g31830 translates to MTSLSLMGWFNGGEYARIEELSSPRENHTRKISVLPLVFLIFYEVSGGPFGVEDTVHAAGPLLALLGFLVFAVIWSVPEALITAEMGTMFPENSGYVVWVSSALGPFWGFQQGWMKWLSGVIDNALYPVLFLDYLKSGIPALGSGVPRTISTWGLTVVLTCLNYRGLTIVGTVAVFLGVFSLLPFVVMGFLSIPDLKPSRWCVANLDDTDWNLYLNTLFWNLNYWDSISTLAGEVENPRRTLPRALFYALILVVLGYFFPLLIGTGAVPLNRELWTDGYFSDIAEIVGGVWLRWWLQAAAAMSNMGMFVAEMSSDSFQLLGMAERGMLPEFFGKRSRYGTPIIGILFSASGVILLSWLSFQEIVAAENFLYCFGMILEFVAFILLRMKHPNASRPYKIPGGIAVAVAICIPPTILIFVVLALSTNKILLISLIAVVIGLVMQPCLKVLEERGWLKFSVRYELQDLHNQDSIPFFVG